From Sodalis glossinidius str. 'morsitans', the proteins below share one genomic window:
- the hspQ gene encoding heat shock protein HspQ, with the protein MIASKFGIGQQVRHKLLGYLGVIIDVDPEYSLEKPSLDDIAADDSLRTAPWYHVVMEDEEGKPVHIYLAEAQLGYESFPVHPEQPTLDELAESIRLQLQAPRLRN; encoded by the coding sequence ATGATTGCCAGCAAATTTGGCATAGGGCAGCAGGTCCGGCATAAACTGCTGGGGTACCTGGGGGTCATTATCGATGTGGATCCGGAATACTCCCTGGAGAAGCCTTCGCTAGACGATATCGCGGCTGACGATAGCCTGCGTACGGCCCCGTGGTATCATGTGGTCATGGAAGATGAAGAGGGAAAACCGGTGCATATCTATCTGGCGGAAGCGCAGCTGGGTTATGAATCTTTCCCCGTCCATCCCGAACAGCCGACACTGGATGAATTGGCTGAGTCCATCCGATTACAGCTTCAGGCGCCGCGCCTGAGAAATTAA
- the yccA gene encoding FtsH protease modulator YccA: MDRLIATSSRRHSLLSTHKVLCNTYFLLSLTLAFSALTATASTLLRLPAPGLILMLAGFYGLLFLTHRLANSPAGILATFALTGFMGYTLGPLLSMLLASGAGDVIMLALGGTAVVFFCCSAYVLTTRKDMSFLSGMMMAGFVVLLVAVVANFFLHIPALSLAISVMFILFSSGAILWETSNIIHGGETNYIRATVSLYVSLYNIFVSLLSIFGGMRSS, translated from the coding sequence ATGGATCGTTTGATTGCGACGTCCTCGCGCAGGCATTCGCTCTTGAGCACCCACAAGGTGCTGTGCAATACCTATTTCCTGCTGTCGCTTACGCTGGCATTTTCCGCACTGACCGCCACCGCGAGCACCCTGTTGCGGCTACCGGCGCCTGGTTTGATTCTGATGCTGGCCGGCTTTTACGGACTTCTGTTCCTAACCCACCGGCTCGCCAACAGTCCTGCTGGGATCCTCGCTACTTTTGCCCTGACCGGTTTTATGGGCTATACGCTGGGGCCGCTGCTGAGCATGCTGCTGGCGTCCGGCGCGGGGGACGTCATCATGCTGGCGCTGGGGGGCACGGCGGTGGTGTTCTTTTGCTGCTCGGCGTATGTCCTCACCACCCGCAAGGATATGTCTTTCTTGTCGGGAATGATGATGGCCGGCTTCGTGGTACTGCTGGTCGCGGTTGTCGCTAATTTTTTCCTGCATATCCCGGCCTTGTCGCTGGCTATAAGCGTGATGTTTATTCTGTTCTCCTCCGGCGCGATTCTGTGGGAAACCAGCAATATCATCCACGGTGGAGAGACCAACTATATTCGTGCCACCGTCAGTCTTTACGTATCGCTGTACAACATTTTCGTCAGCCTGCTAAGCATCTTCGGCGGTATGCGCAGCAGCTAA
- a CDS encoding TusE/DsrC/DsvC family sulfur relay protein, with translation MEFNGTEISTDAQGYLTHLQDWSEALAGEIARREGITLSEAHWQVIHFVRAFYLQYNTSPAVRMLVKAMAQAYGEEKGNSRYLFRLFPEGPAKQATKIAGLPKPVKCL, from the coding sequence ATGGAGTTTAACGGCACAGAAATCAGTACCGATGCGCAGGGGTATTTGACCCACCTGCAGGACTGGTCCGAAGCGTTGGCCGGAGAAATTGCCCGCCGCGAAGGTATCACCCTTAGCGAAGCCCACTGGCAGGTGATCCATTTCGTGCGCGCATTTTATCTACAGTACAATACGTCGCCAGCGGTGCGGATGCTGGTGAAGGCCATGGCGCAGGCCTACGGTGAAGAAAAAGGCAACAGCCGTTACCTTTTCCGTTTGTTTCCCGAGGGTCCTGCCAAACAGGCAACGAAAATTGCCGGTCTGCCCAAACCGGTTAAATGTCTGTAG